A part of Paenibacillus donghaensis genomic DNA contains:
- the cysK gene encoding cysteine synthase A encodes MAKVVNNVTELIGGTPLVRLNRIVNEGYADIYLKLEYQNPGSSVKDRIAISIVEEAEKEGLLKPGGTIVEATSGNTGIGLALVAAAKGYKAVIVMPETMSLERRNLLRAYGAELVLTPGSEGMNGAVKKAEQILAENPSYFLAEQFKNKANVKIHRETTGPEIVEAIESIGGPLDAFIAGIGTGGTISGAGEVLKSKYPDVKIYAVEPAASPILAGGKPGPHKIQGIGANFIPEILNQSIYDEIIHVENDEAFETARRVAKEEGVLSGISSGAAVFAALKVAKELGAGKKVVVIIPSNGERYLSTPLYNFEV; translated from the coding sequence AATGTAACGGAACTGATCGGAGGTACTCCGCTTGTTCGTCTGAACCGGATCGTCAATGAAGGCTACGCAGATATCTATCTGAAGCTCGAATATCAGAATCCCGGCTCCAGCGTGAAGGACCGGATTGCGATCAGCATTGTGGAAGAAGCCGAGAAGGAAGGCCTTCTGAAGCCCGGCGGAACGATCGTGGAAGCAACCAGCGGAAATACCGGTATCGGTCTGGCGCTTGTAGCCGCTGCCAAGGGCTACAAGGCAGTTATCGTAATGCCGGAAACCATGAGCTTGGAACGCCGCAACCTTCTGCGCGCCTATGGAGCAGAATTGGTTCTGACTCCTGGATCTGAAGGTATGAACGGAGCGGTTAAGAAAGCCGAACAGATTCTGGCTGAGAACCCAAGCTACTTCCTGGCAGAGCAGTTCAAGAACAAGGCCAATGTGAAGATTCACCGGGAAACAACCGGACCTGAGATTGTAGAAGCGATTGAGTCCATTGGCGGACCACTCGATGCTTTCATCGCCGGGATCGGCACAGGCGGAACCATCTCCGGCGCTGGAGAAGTGCTGAAGAGCAAATACCCAGATGTGAAGATCTACGCGGTTGAGCCTGCGGCTTCACCTATTCTGGCAGGCGGCAAACCTGGCCCCCACAAGATTCAAGGGATCGGAGCCAACTTCATTCCTGAGATTCTGAACCAGAGTATTTATGATGAAATCATTCATGTTGAGAACGATGAGGCTTTCGAAACTGCGCGCCGTGTAGCCAAGGAAGAAGGCGTGCTGTCTGGAATTTCCTCTGGCGCCGCTGTATTTGCAGCCCTTAAAGTCGCCAAAGAGCTAGGTGCAGGTAAGAAGGTTGTCGTGATTATTCCAAGTAACGGTGAACGTTACCTGAGCACACCGCTCTACAACTTCGAAGTTTAA
- the pabC gene encoding aminodeoxychorismate lyase: MNYIGLNQAVIPAQDARVSVMDHGLMYGIGLFETFRTYGGEPFLLERHVERLAEGCKQLGIPYEYDYAALRDWIGRVMEQNGLTEAYIRYTVTAGEDILGLPAGDYRKPNQLLYIKALPPFPDRLYTEGKVLQLLALRRNTPEGPVRMKSLHYMNNILAKRELAGYASAAEGAEGLMLTGQDQIAEGIVSNVFWVQDKVLYTPDLNTGILPGITREMVIEMAESAGIPVEEGLYSWEQLRAADEIFLTNSVQEVVPVKAVCSNDRRDRIGAGSCGPLTGEIIKLYRERTESIK, translated from the coding sequence ATGAACTATATAGGTCTTAATCAGGCGGTGATACCGGCGCAGGATGCCAGAGTGTCAGTGATGGATCACGGCTTGATGTATGGTATTGGCTTGTTCGAAACCTTCCGCACATACGGAGGAGAGCCCTTTCTGCTGGAGCGCCATGTCGAACGTCTGGCAGAGGGCTGCAAGCAGCTGGGCATTCCATATGAGTATGATTATGCGGCATTGCGGGACTGGATCGGAAGAGTGATGGAGCAGAATGGACTGACCGAGGCCTATATCCGGTATACGGTGACCGCCGGTGAGGATATCCTGGGGCTTCCTGCGGGAGACTACCGGAAACCGAATCAGCTGCTGTATATCAAGGCATTGCCCCCGTTCCCGGACAGGCTGTATACGGAGGGAAAGGTGCTGCAGCTGCTGGCCTTGCGGCGCAACACGCCGGAGGGACCCGTGCGGATGAAGTCGCTGCACTACATGAATAATATACTGGCGAAACGCGAGCTTGCCGGATATGCTTCCGCCGCAGAAGGGGCCGAGGGACTGATGCTAACCGGCCAGGACCAGATAGCCGAAGGGATCGTCAGCAACGTTTTTTGGGTACAGGATAAAGTGTTGTATACACCGGATCTGAATACAGGGATCCTGCCGGGCATTACCCGGGAAATGGTGATCGAGATGGCCGAATCAGCCGGAATTCCCGTAGAAGAAGGGCTGTACAGCTGGGAGCAGCTGAGAGCCGCTGACGAGATTTTCCTGACCAATTCTGTGCAGGAGGTTGTTCCGGTGAAGGCCGTTTGCAGCAACGACAGAAGAGATCGGATTGGTGCTGGAAGTTGCGGTCCCCTGACGGGCGAGATCATTAAGCTATACAGAGAAAGGACCGAATCGATAAAATGA
- the greA gene encoding transcription elongation factor GreA: MSDKEVILTPDGLKRLEEELETLKSVKRREVAERIKVAIGYGDISENSEYEDAKNEQAFIEGRVITLEKMLRNARIINSDEIVTDVVSIGVTVSVEDMEYGDIMEYTIVGSAETDPLNNKISNESPVGKAIIGKKKGTIVDVSVPAGVIQYKILDIRMK; the protein is encoded by the coding sequence ATGAGCGATAAAGAAGTCATCCTTACGCCGGACGGGTTGAAACGTCTGGAAGAAGAACTGGAGACCCTCAAATCTGTGAAACGCCGTGAGGTTGCCGAACGGATTAAGGTGGCGATTGGCTACGGAGATATCAGCGAGAACTCGGAGTATGAGGACGCGAAGAACGAGCAGGCTTTTATTGAAGGCCGCGTCATCACTCTGGAGAAGATGCTCCGCAACGCGCGCATCATTAACAGCGACGAAATCGTTACCGACGTAGTGAGCATTGGGGTTACCGTAAGTGTGGAAGACATGGAATATGGCGACATTATGGAATACACTATTGTTGGCTCGGCTGAGACTGATCCGCTGAACAATAAGATTTCCAACGAAAGTCCGGTAGGCAAGGCAATTATCGGCAAGAAAAAGGGCACGATTGTTGACGTTAGTGTTCCTGCAGGCGTTATTCAATATAAAATACTTGATATCCGCATGAAGTAA
- the folP gene encoding dihydropteroate synthase, with translation MKPVIYKRIYRCGDQELVLGERTLVMGILNVTPDSFSDGGLWIDPAVAAQHALEMAAAGADIIDIGGESTRPGHQPVSLDEELARVLPVIESIHRAAPHLIVSVDTYKAEVARQAIAAGAHMINDVWGCKADPGMAAVAAEAGCPIILMHNRKNRDYASLIPDICSDLMESVQLAESAGVKPEQIILDPGIGFAKDYAENLQVMMALDELAVLGYPLLLATSRKKFIRTVLGLPPDDVVEGTAATVAFGIAQGCQMVRVHDVLQIKRTVQMCDAMLYAASPLFRQ, from the coding sequence ATGAAACCCGTGATATATAAGCGGATTTACCGCTGTGGCGATCAGGAGCTGGTGCTCGGTGAGCGGACGCTGGTGATGGGCATTCTTAACGTGACGCCTGATTCGTTCTCGGATGGCGGACTCTGGATTGACCCGGCAGTGGCCGCGCAGCATGCGCTGGAGATGGCTGCTGCGGGAGCTGACATCATTGATATCGGTGGAGAATCAACCCGTCCAGGCCATCAGCCGGTGAGCTTGGACGAGGAATTGGCCCGTGTGCTGCCTGTCATTGAGAGTATTCACCGAGCTGCGCCCCATCTGATTGTATCGGTGGACACCTACAAGGCCGAGGTTGCACGTCAGGCGATAGCTGCCGGTGCCCATATGATCAATGATGTCTGGGGCTGCAAGGCAGATCCGGGAATGGCGGCTGTGGCTGCAGAAGCCGGCTGTCCGATTATTCTGATGCATAACCGCAAGAACCGCGATTATGCTTCGCTAATTCCCGATATCTGCTCTGACCTTATGGAGAGTGTACAGCTTGCAGAGTCCGCGGGGGTGAAGCCGGAACAGATTATTCTGGATCCGGGTATTGGCTTCGCCAAGGATTACGCCGAGAATCTGCAGGTTATGATGGCACTTGATGAGCTTGCAGTTCTCGGGTACCCTTTGCTGCTGGCCACCTCACGCAAAAAATTTATCCGAACTGTGCTCGGCCTGCCACCAGATGATGTAGTAGAGGGAACCGCCGCTACCGTGGCCTTCGGAATAGCGCAGGGCTGCCAGATGGTCCGTGTGCATGATGTGCTGCAGATCAAACGTACCGTTCAGATGTGTGATGCCATGCTGTATGCGGCTTCTCCGCTGTTTCGGCAATAA
- the folK gene encoding 2-amino-4-hydroxy-6-hydroxymethyldihydropteridine diphosphokinase, with amino-acid sequence MNTHSTSEESEAYIALGANLGDRAGTLRAALDRLDQVEGIRIVRCSKVYETEPVGYLDQPQFLNMAAALQTSLSPEELLQKMLDIETQLGRTRDIRYGPRTVDLDLLWVEGQQMDTPDLTLPHPRMMERAFVLVPLSDIVPQNEQSSRLRKLITAALLDIDGKEGIKLWTTSVWEGGSGHSVS; translated from the coding sequence ATGAATACACATTCCACCTCTGAGGAATCAGAGGCTTATATTGCTTTAGGGGCTAATCTGGGAGATCGTGCAGGGACCTTGAGAGCGGCACTGGACCGGCTGGACCAGGTTGAAGGAATCCGCATTGTCCGCTGTTCCAAGGTGTATGAGACAGAGCCTGTCGGCTACCTGGATCAACCGCAGTTTCTGAATATGGCTGCCGCCTTGCAGACTTCGTTGTCCCCGGAAGAACTGCTTCAGAAGATGCTGGACATTGAAACACAGCTAGGCCGAACACGGGATATCCGCTATGGACCCCGGACCGTAGATCTGGATCTGCTCTGGGTAGAAGGACAGCAAATGGATACACCGGACTTAACCTTGCCGCATCCGCGTATGATGGAGCGTGCATTTGTGCTTGTTCCGCTCAGTGATATCGTTCCGCAGAATGAACAGTCTTCCAGACTCCGCAAGCTTATTACTGCAGCGCTGCTAGACATAGACGGAAAGGAAGGAATTAAATTGTGGACAACAAGCGTATGGGAAGGCGGGTCAGGGCATTCCGTAAGCTGA
- the folB gene encoding dihydroneopterin aldolase — MDKMTLHRMEYYGYHGVFEEERKLGQRYYIDLELELDLQGAGLNDDLEQTVNYAEVHGLVKNIVETKSFKLIEALAEHIASALLDTYTIINAATVKVTKPHPPFDIHFQGVTVELRRTRK, encoded by the coding sequence ATGGACAAAATGACGCTGCACCGGATGGAATATTACGGGTATCACGGTGTATTTGAAGAAGAACGCAAGCTGGGTCAGCGTTATTATATTGATCTGGAGCTGGAGCTTGATTTGCAAGGCGCCGGGTTGAACGACGATCTGGAACAAACCGTTAATTACGCCGAAGTTCACGGGCTAGTGAAGAATATTGTTGAAACAAAATCGTTTAAGCTGATAGAAGCTTTGGCCGAACATATTGCATCCGCGTTACTGGACACTTATACTATTATCAATGCAGCAACGGTCAAGGTGACCAAGCCGCATCCGCCGTTCGACATTCATTTTCAGGGAGTGACCGTAGAGCTGCGCAGAACCAGAAAGTGA
- a CDS encoding anthranilate synthase component I family protein has translation MALEIITAWQEWEQWADQEWNMLPLIIRESEQGKGLPASWTTAWELASSYSVVLESGKGGRYTYLGLNPVSVLQGKAHSAQVFTLPSELTGSSRQESAAASLSGDPLELLREWMSEFSAPQLENPQLPPFTGGCIGFLGYDVVRSLERLPSLAQDDPGFPDYLFLRLEEVWIYDHADGTLYAAVHVPVNPGIGQADLQELYHSALQRAQGMLAQWQLIMAAPGLPDGPADPVHLAEGTGEWPGMASAFSQERFQQAVLDVQEYIRQGDVFQVNLSLRQEAQLKSPPEAVYEWLRRLNPSPYMGLLRSPGFALSSASPELLVKLHGDRVSARPIAGTRRRGRTPAEDAAMEAELRGSEKEIAEHIMLVDLERNDIGRVAAYGSVSVPELMTVERYSHVMHLVSQVEGTIAPGKDAYAVMAALFPGGTITGAPKVRTMEIIEELEPVRRGPYTGSMGWIDYNGNMELNIIIRTLAVKDGIGYIQTGAGIVIDSDPYREYRECHNKAKAVVKAVLCSEWQQNQPTAGGAEGGTRI, from the coding sequence ATGGCTTTGGAGATCATCACGGCATGGCAGGAGTGGGAACAATGGGCGGACCAGGAATGGAACATGCTCCCCCTGATTATCAGAGAATCCGAGCAAGGGAAGGGACTGCCGGCATCCTGGACAACAGCCTGGGAATTAGCTTCGTCTTATTCTGTAGTTCTGGAGAGTGGAAAGGGCGGGCGGTACACCTATCTTGGACTGAATCCGGTATCCGTATTGCAAGGGAAAGCACACAGTGCGCAGGTATTCACACTGCCTTCCGAGCTAACCGGTTCCAGTCGCCAAGAGTCTGCGGCTGCTTCGTTGTCCGGAGACCCGCTGGAACTGCTCCGGGAATGGATGTCAGAGTTCTCTGCTCCGCAGCTGGAGAATCCCCAGCTCCCTCCGTTTACAGGGGGCTGCATTGGTTTTCTTGGCTATGATGTAGTGCGTTCGCTGGAACGTCTGCCTTCGCTGGCTCAGGATGATCCGGGATTTCCCGACTATCTGTTCCTGAGACTGGAGGAGGTCTGGATTTATGACCATGCAGACGGTACGCTCTACGCCGCTGTCCATGTACCTGTGAATCCGGGTATTGGACAGGCAGACCTCCAGGAACTTTATCATAGCGCGCTCCAGCGTGCGCAGGGGATGCTTGCGCAGTGGCAGCTGATTATGGCTGCTCCGGGATTGCCGGACGGCCCTGCTGATCCGGTGCACCTGGCTGAAGGTACGGGAGAGTGGCCGGGTATGGCCTCGGCCTTCTCACAGGAGCGGTTCCAGCAGGCCGTGCTGGACGTGCAGGAATACATCCGCCAGGGCGATGTATTCCAGGTGAACCTCTCGCTGCGGCAGGAAGCGCAGCTGAAGTCGCCGCCGGAGGCGGTGTATGAATGGCTGCGGAGGCTTAACCCGTCCCCGTACATGGGGCTGCTGCGCTCGCCCGGCTTCGCCCTCTCCAGCGCTTCGCCGGAGCTGCTGGTCAAGCTGCACGGGGACCGGGTGAGCGCCCGGCCAATCGCCGGCACCCGGCGCCGGGGCAGAACTCCCGCTGAAGACGCCGCCATGGAGGCGGAGCTGCGCGGGAGCGAGAAGGAGATCGCCGAGCATATTATGCTTGTCGATCTGGAGCGCAACGACATCGGGCGCGTCGCTGCGTACGGATCAGTCAGCGTGCCTGAGCTGATGACCGTAGAGCGTTATTCCCATGTGATGCATCTGGTCTCACAGGTTGAGGGCACTATTGCGCCGGGCAAGGACGCTTACGCGGTTATGGCCGCGCTTTTTCCTGGAGGGACCATCACAGGAGCGCCCAAGGTAAGAACGATGGAGATCATTGAGGAGCTGGAGCCGGTCCGGCGCGGTCCATATACTGGATCGATGGGCTGGATTGACTATAACGGCAACATGGAATTAAATATAATCATACGCACACTGGCCGTGAAGGACGGAATAGGTTATATCCAGACGGGTGCGGGCATCGTAATTGATTCTGACCCATACCGGGAATACCGGGAATGCCATAATAAAGCCAAAGCCGTAGTGAAGGCGGTCCTCTGCAGTGAATGGCAGCAGAACCAGCCCACTGCCGGCGGCGCTGAAGGGGGAACAAGAATATGA
- a CDS encoding helix-turn-helix domain-containing protein, whose protein sequence is MDNKRMGRRVRAFRKLKGFTQQELADSAGISLAVLGAVERGNRRLEDQILNKIASVLEVAAEELSNPDS, encoded by the coding sequence GTGGACAACAAGCGTATGGGAAGGCGGGTCAGGGCATTCCGTAAGCTGAAGGGCTTCACCCAGCAGGAGCTGGCGGACAGTGCCGGAATATCCTTGGCTGTGCTTGGCGCAGTCGAGAGGGGTAACAGACGGTTAGAAGATCAAATTTTAAATAAAATTGCGAGTGTTCTTGAGGTGGCGGCTGAAGAGCTATCCAACCCGGACTCGTAA
- the dusB gene encoding tRNA dihydrouridine synthase DusB, producing the protein MLKIGSIEMKNQVVLAPMAGVCNPAFRLIAKEFGTGLVCAEMVSDKAILHGNLRTREMLFVDEREKPLSLQIFGGDRQSLVEAAKVVDKETNADIIDINMGCPVPKVTKCDAGARWLLNPDKIYEMVSAVVEAVDKPVTVKMRIGWDSEHIYIEENARAVERAGGQAVSVHGRTREQLYTGQADWNYIKQAKQAVSIPVIGNGDVNSPEDARAMLDQTGCDGVMIGRAALGNPWMLYRTIQYLQTGELMPEPGVGEKLDVAILHMDRLIALKGEHVAVREMRKHLAWYLKGLKAAARVKDQIMEETKRDEMVKILNDFVEQMKVEDSGTQDARTSLFAV; encoded by the coding sequence ATGCTGAAGATTGGCAGCATTGAGATGAAGAACCAGGTCGTTCTGGCTCCGATGGCTGGCGTGTGCAATCCTGCGTTTCGTCTGATAGCCAAGGAGTTTGGCACAGGATTGGTCTGTGCGGAAATGGTAAGCGACAAGGCGATTCTGCATGGTAATCTGCGTACCCGTGAGATGCTGTTTGTAGATGAGCGGGAGAAACCGCTTAGCCTACAGATTTTTGGCGGAGACCGGCAGTCGCTGGTAGAAGCGGCTAAAGTGGTGGACAAAGAGACCAACGCTGATATTATCGACATTAACATGGGCTGTCCTGTTCCCAAGGTGACCAAATGCGACGCTGGTGCGCGCTGGCTGCTGAATCCCGACAAAATTTATGAAATGGTCTCTGCCGTAGTCGAAGCTGTCGATAAGCCGGTAACGGTGAAGATGCGCATCGGCTGGGATAGCGAGCATATATATATCGAGGAGAACGCGCGTGCCGTGGAACGAGCCGGAGGCCAGGCTGTAAGTGTACACGGACGGACACGTGAGCAGCTGTATACCGGCCAAGCGGACTGGAACTACATTAAGCAGGCCAAGCAAGCTGTGTCCATTCCTGTTATCGGCAACGGCGATGTCAATTCCCCCGAGGATGCGCGAGCCATGCTGGATCAGACAGGCTGCGACGGTGTGATGATCGGACGTGCTGCACTGGGCAACCCATGGATGCTCTACCGGACCATTCAGTATTTGCAGACAGGAGAGCTAATGCCGGAGCCGGGAGTAGGGGAGAAGCTGGACGTTGCCATTCTTCATATGGACCGTTTGATCGCCCTTAAGGGAGAGCATGTGGCTGTCCGTGAGATGCGCAAGCATTTAGCCTGGTATCTGAAGGGCCTCAAGGCTGCTGCCCGGGTGAAGGATCAAATCATGGAAGAAACCAAACGGGATGAAATGGTGAAGATTCTGAATGATTTTGTCGAACAGATGAAGGTTGAAGACAGCGGCACACAGGATGCTCGCACGTCGCTTTTCGCGGTTTAA
- the pabA gene encoding aminodeoxychorismate/anthranilate synthase component II yields MILVIDNYDSFTYNLVQYLGELGQEVKVHRNDEISIEEIEQLAPDHILISPGPCTPNEAGISLELLHHFKGRIPMFGVCLGHQAIGQAFGGKVVRAQRLMHGKTSPILHNGTSVFEGLESPLTATRYHSLIVERESLPDCLEITAETAEGEIMALRHREYPIEGVQFHPESIITESGRTLLSNFLKRRAGEPV; encoded by the coding sequence ATGATACTGGTTATTGATAACTATGATTCCTTTACGTATAACCTTGTACAGTATTTGGGAGAGTTGGGCCAGGAGGTTAAGGTTCACCGCAACGACGAGATTAGCATTGAAGAGATCGAGCAGTTGGCACCGGATCATATTCTGATTTCACCGGGACCGTGCACACCGAATGAAGCGGGTATCAGCCTGGAGCTGCTGCATCACTTCAAGGGCAGAATCCCGATGTTTGGAGTCTGTCTCGGTCATCAGGCTATCGGGCAGGCCTTTGGCGGAAAAGTGGTTCGTGCACAGCGGCTGATGCATGGCAAAACCTCGCCGATTCTGCATAACGGCACATCGGTTTTTGAGGGGCTGGAATCTCCACTGACGGCGACACGTTATCATTCGCTGATTGTGGAGCGTGAGAGTCTGCCGGACTGCCTGGAGATCACCGCCGAGACTGCCGAAGGCGAAATCATGGCCCTGCGTCACCGCGAGTATCCGATTGAAGGCGTGCAGTTTCATCCGGAGTCGATTATTACCGAGAGCGGACGCACCCTGCTCAGCAATTTCCTGAAACGGAGAGCCGGGGAACCGGTATGA
- the lysS gene encoding lysine--tRNA ligase gives MTEETNQVEHAENEGSELLKIRRAKLDELRGLGIDPFGKKYVRTANAGDLLAKYDGLTKEELDELNVTVSIAGRMMSKRTMGKASFAHLQDLSGKIQLYVRQDSTPEAQYAAFGILDLGDIIGVKGTVFKTKTGETSIKVHELEVLSKSLLPLPEKYHGLKDVDLRYRQRYVDLIINPEVQQTFILRSRIIQSMRRYLDSLGYLEVETPTLHSIAGGAAARPFITHHNALDMQLYMRIAIELHLKRLIVGGLEKVYEIGRVYRNEGMSTRHNPEFTMIELYEAYADYKDIMQLTENMIAHIAQEVLGTQVLNYQGQEVDLTPGWRRVSMVDAVKEVTGVDFGAQMTDEEAHALAKENKVPVEKHMTFGHILNAFFEQFVEETLIQPTFVMGHPVEISPLAKKNEQDPRFTDRFELFIVAREHANAFSELNDPVDQRERFEAQIQEKEQGNDEAHEMDDDFIRALEYGMPPTGGLGIGVDRLIMLLTNSASIRDVLLFPHMRNRSVE, from the coding sequence ATGACCGAAGAGACAAATCAGGTAGAACATGCGGAGAATGAAGGCAGTGAGCTGCTGAAGATCCGCCGTGCGAAATTGGACGAGCTGCGGGGATTGGGCATAGATCCTTTTGGCAAAAAATATGTGCGTACCGCGAATGCCGGCGACCTGCTCGCCAAATATGACGGTTTGACCAAAGAGGAATTGGATGAGCTGAATGTTACCGTCAGCATCGCAGGGCGTATGATGTCCAAACGCACCATGGGCAAAGCCAGCTTCGCACATCTGCAGGATCTGAGCGGCAAAATTCAGCTGTATGTACGTCAGGACAGTACGCCTGAAGCGCAGTATGCAGCATTTGGGATTCTTGATCTGGGAGATATTATCGGCGTTAAAGGAACAGTATTCAAAACCAAAACCGGTGAAACCTCTATTAAGGTGCATGAGCTTGAGGTTCTCTCCAAGTCTCTGCTGCCGCTGCCGGAGAAATATCATGGCCTAAAAGATGTGGATCTGCGCTACCGCCAGCGTTATGTTGATCTGATCATCAATCCTGAGGTGCAGCAGACGTTTATTCTCCGTTCCCGGATTATTCAATCGATGCGCCGTTACCTGGATTCGCTCGGCTATCTTGAAGTGGAGACGCCAACCCTGCACTCTATTGCCGGCGGTGCTGCTGCCCGTCCGTTTATTACGCACCACAACGCGCTGGACATGCAGCTGTATATGCGGATTGCCATCGAGCTTCATCTGAAACGCCTGATCGTTGGCGGCTTGGAGAAGGTCTATGAGATCGGCCGTGTATACCGCAATGAAGGAATGTCGACCCGTCACAATCCGGAGTTCACCATGATCGAGCTGTACGAAGCTTATGCCGACTACAAGGACATTATGCAGCTGACAGAGAACATGATCGCCCATATCGCCCAGGAGGTGCTGGGTACACAGGTGCTGAACTACCAGGGGCAGGAAGTTGATCTGACGCCAGGCTGGCGCCGTGTATCGATGGTCGATGCAGTTAAAGAGGTAACGGGTGTTGATTTCGGCGCTCAAATGACAGATGAAGAAGCACATGCTCTGGCCAAAGAAAATAAGGTGCCGGTTGAGAAGCACATGACCTTCGGACATATCCTGAACGCTTTCTTCGAGCAGTTTGTAGAGGAAACCCTGATTCAGCCTACATTTGTAATGGGACACCCCGTAGAGATTTCTCCACTGGCCAAAAAGAATGAGCAGGACCCGCGCTTTACCGACCGTTTCGAGCTGTTTATTGTGGCGCGTGAGCATGCCAATGCCTTCAGTGAGCTGAATGACCCGGTTGACCAGCGCGAACGGTTTGAAGCACAGATCCAGGAGAAGGAGCAGGGCAACGACGAAGCACATGAGATGGACGACGATTTCATTCGTGCGTTGGAGTATGGTATGCCGCCTACCGGTGGTTTGGGTATCGGTGTAGACCGTCTGATTATGCTGCTAACTAACTCTGCCTCGATCCGTGACGTGCTGTTATTCCCGCATATGCGCAATCGTAGCGTGGAATAA